A window of the Dermacentor variabilis isolate Ectoservices unplaced genomic scaffold, ASM5094787v1 scaffold_12, whole genome shotgun sequence genome harbors these coding sequences:
- the LOC142566176 gene encoding uncharacterized protein LOC142566176, which produces MHSNEMQPDTELTGTTQQQDVSAVSIRLPPYWDRNPAVWFLQAESQFILSGVRTEQRKYHLVVWALSPTAAEEVADLLSGPASATPYSDLKAALLERTTTSQRARMQQLLSAEDLGDRRPSHLLRRMRQLMSGNTTVNDDRLLRELFMQRLPVNVQMILATATLMDLNSLASLADKVIEVVTPAVCNVTPSSITASSVPQTSSSAASPIDVLCNRLEQVVCAAERHRTSPRHGTYRSSSRSRRPREERSRSQTPSRVCFYHRRFGQEARHCLRPCAWQGNQPGDL; this is translated from the coding sequence ATGCACAGCAACGAGATGCAACCAGACACTGAACTTACGGGCACGACCCAGCAACAAGACGTCTCTGCTGTTTCCATCCGACTCCCACCATACTGGGACCGCAACCCTGCAGTTTGGTTTCTTCAAGCGGAATCGCAATTTATTCTCTCTGGCGTTCGCACGGAACAACGCAAGTACCACCTAGTTGTTTGGGCACTGTCGCCTACTGCTGCAGAAGAAGTTGCCGACCTGCTTTCTGGACCTGCTTCCGCCACTCCATACAGCGATCTTAAGGCTGCACTTCTCGAGCGCACAACAACATCGCAGCGAGCCCGCATGCAGCAGTTGCTCTCCGCAGAGGACTTGGGAGACCGTCGGCCAAGCCACCTCCTTCGCCGTATGCGACAGCTCATGAGCGGCAACACAACAGTAAACGATGACCGCCTCCTTCGGGAACTGTTCATGCAGCGCCTTCCAGTAAACGTTCAGATGATACTCGCTACAGCCACGTTAATGGACCTCAACAGCCTGGCCAGCCTGGCGGACAAAGTCATAGAGGTGGTGACGCCAGCGGTGTGCAACGTAACGCCATCAAGCATCACTGCGAGTTCAGTGCCGCAAACATCATCCTCCGCCGCTTCTCCCATCGATGTGCTGTGCAACCGCCTTGAACAAGTAGTTTGTGCTGCGGAGCGTCATCGCACTTCACCCCGTCACGGAACGTACCGCAGCTCGAGTAGATCACGGCGTCCAAGAGAAGAACGCTCCCGGTCTCAAACGCCATCACGGGTATGCTTTTATCACCGCCGCTTCGGGCAGGAGGCGCGCCACTGCCTCCGTCCTTGTGCATGGCAGGGAAATCAGCCGGGCGACCTTTAA